From one Actinomyces sp. Marseille-P3109 genomic stretch:
- the lpdA gene encoding dihydrolipoyl dehydrogenase — protein sequence MTETVYDMVILGAGSGGYAAALRGAQLGLKVALIEADKLGGTCLHRGCVPTKALLHAAETADAVREAATVGIKAAFEGVDMPGVQKYKNSIVSRMHKGLEGLVSSRGIDLIQGWGRLVAADAVEVDGRRITGRNVVLASGSYSKTIGQEISGGVITSEEALEMDHVPASAVILGGGVIGVEFASAWASMGSQVTIIEGLPHLVPNEDEAISKQLERAFRKRKIAFRTNTMFESVERHDSGVTVRTQDGKTHEAEVLLIAVGRGPATANLGYEEVGVSMDRGFVLADEYGRTNVPGVWAVGDIVPGVQLAHRGFAQGIVVAEKIAGLDPTPVDDVLVPKVTFCEPEIASVGLSEAKAAETHGKDNITTAEFNVAGNAKSQILGTQGFVKLVSLKDGPILGFHAIGARMGEQVGEGQLMVSWEADANDVASLVHAHPTQNETLGEAAMALAGKPLHNHG from the coding sequence GTGACAGAGACCGTCTACGACATGGTCATCCTGGGCGCGGGATCAGGGGGCTACGCCGCCGCCCTGCGCGGCGCCCAGCTGGGCCTCAAGGTCGCCCTCATCGAGGCCGACAAGCTGGGAGGCACCTGCCTCCACCGCGGCTGCGTACCCACCAAGGCCCTGCTGCACGCCGCCGAGACCGCTGACGCCGTGCGCGAGGCCGCCACGGTCGGTATCAAGGCCGCCTTCGAGGGCGTGGACATGCCGGGTGTCCAGAAGTACAAGAACAGCATCGTCTCGCGGATGCACAAGGGGCTTGAGGGCCTGGTCTCCTCACGGGGCATCGACCTGATCCAGGGCTGGGGGCGCCTGGTGGCTGCCGACGCCGTCGAGGTTGACGGCCGTCGCATCACCGGCCGCAACGTGGTCCTCGCCTCCGGCTCCTACTCCAAGACCATCGGGCAGGAGATCTCCGGGGGCGTCATCACCTCCGAGGAAGCCCTGGAGATGGACCACGTCCCCGCCTCCGCGGTGATCCTGGGCGGGGGCGTCATCGGTGTCGAGTTCGCCTCGGCCTGGGCCTCCATGGGCAGCCAGGTCACCATCATCGAGGGGCTCCCTCACCTGGTCCCCAACGAGGACGAGGCGATCTCCAAGCAGCTCGAGCGCGCCTTCCGCAAGCGCAAGATCGCCTTCCGCACCAACACGATGTTCGAGTCGGTCGAGCGCCACGACAGCGGCGTCACGGTGCGCACCCAGGACGGCAAGACCCACGAGGCCGAGGTCCTTCTCATCGCCGTGGGCCGTGGACCGGCGACCGCTAACCTGGGCTATGAGGAGGTCGGGGTCTCCATGGACCGCGGCTTCGTCCTGGCCGACGAGTACGGCCGCACCAATGTCCCCGGCGTATGGGCCGTGGGCGACATCGTCCCCGGTGTCCAGCTCGCCCACCGCGGCTTCGCCCAGGGCATCGTCGTGGCGGAGAAGATCGCGGGCCTGGACCCGACTCCGGTCGACGACGTCCTGGTCCCCAAGGTCACCTTCTGCGAACCTGAGATCGCCTCTGTGGGACTGTCCGAGGCGAAGGCTGCTGAGACCCACGGCAAGGACAACATCACCACCGCCGAGTTCAACGTGGCCGGGAACGCCAAGAGCCAGATCCTGGGGACCCAGGGCTTCGTCAAGCTCGTCTCCCTCAAGGACGGCCCCATCCTGGGCTTCCACGCCATCGGCGCCCGCATGGGAGAGCAGGTCGGAGAGGGCCAGCTGATGGTGTCCTGGGAGGCGGACGCCAACGACGTCGCCTCCCTGGTCCACGCCCACCCCACCCAGAACGAGACCCTCGGCGAGGCCGCCATGGCACTCGCCGGCAAGCCGCTGCACAACCACGGCTGA